The following coding sequences are from one uncultured Bacteroides sp. window:
- the ychF gene encoding redox-regulated ATPase YchF produces MALQCGIVGLPNVGKSTLFNCLSNAKAQAANFPFCTIEPNVGVITVPDERLNKLAELVNPQRIIPTTVEIVDIAGLVKGASKGEGLGNKFLANIRETDAILHVLRCFDDDNVTHVDGNVNPVRDKEIIDYELQLKDLDTIENRIQKVQKQAQTGGDKTAKQTYEVLLKYKEALEQGKSARTVEFDTKDEQKIAKELFLLTSKPVLYVCNVDEKSAVNGNKYVEMVQEAVKDEDANILVVAAKIESEIAEFDTYEEREMFLSEIGLTESGVARLIKAAYKLLNLETYFTAGVQEVRAWTYLKGSKAPQCAGVIHTDFEKGFIRAEVIKYNDFIKYGSESAVREAGKLNVEGKEYIVEDGDVMHFRFNV; encoded by the coding sequence ATGGCGTTACAATGTGGTATAGTCGGACTTCCGAATGTAGGGAAGTCAACTCTTTTCAATTGCTTGTCAAATGCTAAAGCACAAGCAGCTAATTTTCCTTTCTGTACAATAGAACCAAACGTAGGCGTAATTACTGTTCCGGATGAACGATTAAATAAACTGGCAGAATTGGTCAATCCTCAACGAATAATACCTACTACTGTAGAAATTGTTGATATTGCCGGATTGGTTAAAGGTGCAAGCAAAGGTGAAGGGCTTGGTAATAAATTTTTGGCAAACATTCGCGAAACTGACGCAATCCTTCATGTACTGAGGTGTTTTGATGACGATAATGTAACTCACGTCGATGGGAATGTAAACCCTGTACGCGATAAAGAAATAATTGATTACGAATTGCAACTAAAAGACCTCGATACCATAGAGAATCGTATACAAAAAGTACAAAAACAGGCACAAACTGGAGGAGATAAGACTGCTAAACAGACTTATGAAGTCTTACTAAAATATAAGGAAGCTTTAGAGCAGGGAAAATCGGCTCGTACAGTAGAATTCGATACAAAAGACGAGCAAAAAATAGCAAAAGAGCTTTTCTTACTAACCAGTAAACCAGTTCTCTACGTTTGCAATGTAGATGAAAAAAGTGCCGTAAATGGTAACAAGTATGTAGAAATGGTACAAGAAGCTGTTAAAGATGAAGATGCTAATATACTCGTAGTAGCAGCTAAAATAGAATCAGAAATAGCTGAATTTGATACCTACGAAGAAAGAGAAATGTTTCTTTCTGAAATAGGATTAACAGAATCTGGTGTAGCGAGACTTATCAAAGCCGCTTATAAGTTGCTAAATCTCGAAACTTATTTCACCGCGGGTGTTCAGGAAGTTCGTGCATGGACATATTTAAAAGGAAGTAAAGCACCACAATGCGCAGGTGTTATTCATACTGATTTTGAAAAAGGATTTATCCGCGCTGAAGTAATTAAATATAATGATTTTATAAAATACGGATCAGAGAGTGCTGTTCGAGAAGCAGGAAAACTCAATGTAGAAGGCAAAGAATACATAGTAGAAGACGGAGATGTAATGCACTTTAGATTTAATGTATAG
- a CDS encoding DUF3836 domain-containing protein, producing the protein MKRKVFFKLATLLVLTMLCSLTTSARNDNNLIYNSEQKDGLLIGQTVYKQDGSNLSNYVKYNYKYDMQKRMIQNETMKWNNLKDCWENDLCIRYIYEGNNVTTQYYKWNKKKSEYILNPEMTITMETPNLQ; encoded by the coding sequence ATGAAAAGAAAAGTTTTTTTTAAATTAGCCACGTTGTTAGTATTAACAATGCTATGCAGCTTAACCACATCTGCAAGAAATGATAATAATCTAATTTATAATTCTGAGCAGAAAGATGGTCTTCTAATTGGACAAACAGTTTACAAACAAGATGGAAGTAACTTGTCCAACTACGTAAAATACAATTATAAATACGATATGCAAAAACGCATGATCCAAAACGAAACCATGAAATGGAATAATTTAAAAGATTGTTGGGAGAATGACTTATGCATCCGTTATATATATGAAGGCAATAACGTAACAACCCAATATTATAAATGGAACAAGAAAAAATCCGAATACATATTAAATCCGGAAATGACAATCACAATGGAAACCCCTAACCTGCAATAA